In the Leptospira sp. WS4.C2 genome, one interval contains:
- a CDS encoding polyphenol oxidase family protein, whose protein sequence is MEFSKVISTIYGKVIYGTAGKQGLDDLKEKYPIYPNTPEVWKEYTKDWAKGKWNDSSHKIATLNQVHGDTIHLIPPDSKTNDGDRISEGDGLYTETANTLLVVRTADCVPVFLYSNKRPFVVVVHSGWKGTSLGITERLLDEVVSMGYDLDEIQMEIGPYIQGPDYEVEEDVAGHFLSLGEAVCFPKGNGKYLLDVGLAIEVKVRERFRNLSEIKNSHINVFRSPLYFSHRAKEEGRNLNFILWES, encoded by the coding sequence ATGGAATTTTCGAAAGTCATTTCCACCATCTATGGTAAAGTCATCTACGGAACTGCAGGCAAACAAGGCTTAGATGATTTGAAAGAAAAATATCCGATCTATCCTAATACTCCAGAAGTGTGGAAGGAATATACAAAAGACTGGGCAAAAGGGAAATGGAATGATTCTTCACATAAGATCGCGACACTCAACCAAGTGCATGGGGATACCATCCATTTGATTCCTCCTGATTCAAAGACAAACGATGGTGACAGAATTTCCGAAGGAGATGGATTATATACGGAAACAGCAAATACCTTACTTGTCGTTCGCACAGCGGATTGTGTTCCTGTATTTCTCTATTCCAACAAACGGCCATTTGTTGTGGTTGTCCATTCTGGTTGGAAAGGGACTAGTTTAGGCATTACAGAAAGACTGTTGGATGAAGTTGTAAGTATGGGTTATGATTTGGATGAGATCCAAATGGAAATTGGACCTTATATCCAAGGACCTGATTATGAAGTGGAGGAAGATGTGGCTGGCCATTTTCTTTCTTTAGGAGAAGCTGTCTGTTTTCCGAAAGGAAATGGAAAGTATCTATTGGATGTGGGGCTTGCGATTGAAGTGAAAGTACGGGAGCGGTTTCGAAATTTAAGTGAAATCAAAAATTCCCATATCAATGTATTTCGAAGCCCTCTTTACTTTAGCCATAGAGCCAAAGAAGAGGGTCGTAATTTAAACTTTATACTCTGGGAATCTTAA
- a CDS encoding lipoprotein LipL71 produces the protein MLRKEKTAVFLSGLVLFSIGLVNCAQELPVKELALAKSQVERAEKLSAEEYAPEEYSEAKKSLVSANEFAAEEKASDSKKSADYAISKAYDALEKTLPKLAAKSREEAVAAIDAADEAYASEYTPEEFKKAVTARDAGETKLAQADASLASYLREDKDETAKELKRTVALQEYEDAHNNFVEAAKISQDAKKVALDRSGAVKQSADEVDAVLEKAYTYSKGGNPAIDEEKARVASAREDIAAGRLKTADEKIKAARLASAALLQSSVKEHAKNRNVQAREVVEDANARFGELNAETYLKSNAKESYASTQENLGASNESLQASGNLLEQEKYDDSIGQSEEAIRLAEISIDQVETLKGKTTVAKKDRTAVETDTTKTTTATTETDSDKAASSQVEELSGGWKRYTVEKSNPADCLWRIADREDIYNDAKLWPRIFEANRKSIRNKNLIYPKQKLNIPPKTGKIGKAPKQ, from the coding sequence ATGTTAAGAAAGGAAAAGACAGCAGTCTTTCTCTCTGGTTTGGTATTGTTCTCTATTGGTTTGGTTAATTGTGCACAAGAACTTCCAGTAAAAGAACTTGCACTCGCTAAATCACAAGTAGAAAGAGCGGAAAAACTTTCTGCAGAAGAGTATGCGCCAGAAGAATACTCAGAAGCGAAGAAAAGCCTGGTTTCTGCAAATGAGTTTGCTGCGGAAGAAAAAGCATCCGATTCCAAAAAGAGCGCAGACTATGCGATTTCCAAAGCTTACGATGCATTGGAAAAAACTTTACCGAAACTTGCAGCAAAATCTCGTGAAGAAGCTGTAGCGGCGATTGATGCTGCAGACGAAGCATATGCTTCTGAATATACACCTGAAGAATTTAAGAAAGCTGTCACTGCGCGCGATGCCGGTGAAACTAAATTAGCGCAAGCGGATGCAAGTCTTGCTTCCTACTTACGTGAAGACAAAGACGAAACAGCAAAAGAATTAAAACGTACTGTTGCCTTACAAGAATACGAAGATGCTCACAACAATTTTGTAGAAGCCGCAAAAATTAGCCAAGATGCGAAGAAGGTTGCCCTAGACAGATCTGGTGCAGTTAAGCAATCTGCAGACGAAGTGGATGCCGTATTAGAAAAAGCTTATACTTATTCTAAAGGTGGAAACCCCGCAATTGATGAAGAAAAAGCACGTGTCGCATCGGCTCGTGAAGACATTGCCGCTGGTCGTTTGAAAACGGCGGATGAAAAGATCAAAGCTGCTCGTTTGGCTTCAGCGGCTTTATTACAGTCTTCTGTAAAAGAACATGCAAAAAATCGTAACGTGCAGGCTCGGGAAGTTGTAGAAGATGCGAATGCTCGTTTTGGTGAATTGAATGCCGAAACCTATTTGAAATCGAACGCAAAAGAATCGTATGCAAGCACTCAAGAAAACCTTGGTGCATCAAACGAATCTCTCCAAGCTTCGGGAAACCTTTTAGAACAAGAAAAGTATGATGATTCGATCGGCCAATCAGAGGAAGCCATTCGTTTGGCGGAGATCTCCATTGACCAAGTAGAGACCTTGAAGGGAAAAACGACTGTTGCGAAAAAAGACCGCACAGCAGTAGAAACTGATACCACAAAAACCACTACAGCAACAACTGAGACGGACAGTGACAAAGCTGCTTCCTCTCAAGTAGAAGAACTTTCTGGTGGTTGGAAAAGATATACTGTAGAAAAGTCAAACCCTGCAGATTGCCTTTGGAGAATTGCGGATAGAGAAGATATCTATAATGACGCAAAACTTTGGCCTAGAATTTTTGAAGCCAATCGTAAATCGATTCGTAACAAAAATTTGATCTATCCAAAACAAAAACTGAATATTCCTCCTAAAACAGGGAAAATAGGAAAAGCTCCTAAGCAATAA
- the nadC gene encoding carboxylating nicotinate-nucleotide diphosphorylase, producing the protein MIRGYTTPVTEISDKDFEALVTLALEEDLPAGDITTDSLFRSEDLCKADLLAKEEGVLCGLAVINCLIQKTNANVVWKPILSDGASLSKGTTIGSLEGSLVSVLKMERILLNFIQYLSGIATNASKVAKEFPNLLILDTRKTLPGYRKLAKYAVYTGGGANHRLNLSEMAMLKDNHVAKAGSIQSAVQIVRNANPGKKIELEIDVLSQLDEAMNSNPDIILLDNFSDSDTEKAILRIKGNSPQIRIECSGGITPEKLKFLSRFQDIGVSMGYLTHTVKFLDISLDIK; encoded by the coding sequence ATGATTCGAGGATATACGACACCTGTCACCGAAATTTCAGACAAAGACTTTGAAGCATTGGTAACACTTGCTTTAGAAGAAGATTTGCCTGCTGGAGATATCACAACCGATTCTCTTTTCCGTTCGGAAGATCTTTGTAAGGCAGACTTACTTGCAAAAGAAGAAGGCGTTTTGTGTGGCCTGGCTGTGATAAACTGCCTCATACAAAAAACAAATGCCAATGTGGTATGGAAACCGATTCTTTCCGATGGGGCCTCCCTCTCGAAGGGGACAACCATTGGTTCTTTAGAGGGTTCTCTGGTCTCTGTTTTGAAAATGGAAAGGATTCTACTGAACTTCATCCAATACCTTTCGGGAATTGCAACAAATGCGAGTAAGGTGGCTAAAGAGTTTCCAAACCTTTTAATTTTAGATACAAGAAAAACATTACCTGGTTATAGGAAACTTGCTAAGTATGCAGTGTATACAGGTGGCGGAGCCAATCACAGGTTGAATCTATCAGAAATGGCTATGTTAAAGGACAATCATGTCGCAAAAGCTGGTTCCATCCAATCAGCTGTACAGATTGTTCGAAATGCTAATCCGGGAAAAAAAATAGAACTAGAAATCGATGTTTTATCACAACTTGATGAAGCTATGAACTCAAATCCTGATATTATTTTGTTAGATAATTTTTCTGATTCTGATACGGAAAAAGCGATTCTAAGAATCAAAGGAAATTCTCCTCAGATTCGTATTGAATGTTCCGGTGGGATCACTCCTGAAAAGTTGAAATTTCTTTCTAGGTTTCAAGATATCGGTGTGAGTATGGGTTATTTAACACATACGGTAAAGTTTTTAGATATAAGTTTGGATATTAAATAA
- a CDS encoding bifunctional (p)ppGpp synthetase/guanosine-3',5'-bis(diphosphate) 3'-pyrophosphohydrolase, whose protein sequence is MGLYQDIKDKQELFDAVHKRLGREKASFIEKAYNIADKMHTGQKRLSGEPYIIHPMNVASVLDELGLDERAIAAGLLHDVVEDTSYSKEDMAREFGEDIAALVEGVTKISEIKSQSKETEAAENIRKMLLATIKDVRVMLIKLADKTHNVRTLKFQPEEKQKRIAKEVLSLYAPIAGRLGVYKVKFELEDLAFQALHPEEYQEIKKRVSAKKSERDEYIEKIKIILKQRLAEISIDARLDGRAKHFYSIYRKMVTKEKSFSEIFDLRALRIITNEIKDCYGVLGIVHTLWTPIPGRFKDYIATPKTNLYQSLHTTVFGPDGRPMEVQIRTKDMNAIAENGVAAHWAYKESTNLSKTSVILQNGVENAFRMKWLEILKSWQDPSLDSKEFMEELQYDLHEDEVFVFTPKGEIIEMPKGATVLDYAFRIHTDVGLHARGGKVNGRMVTLRTELKSGDQVEIITEKSSKPSPIWLRIVKTSGARQKLRAYFRKLQEDSQRETIGSVLEASTHAIDENTIKEIKKVKIKKPHKAHPHQEESKEFGISVAGWNDVPVRVASCCTPIPGDEIIGFITRGRGVSVHKKDCSTATKQLEWMKTIPVRWEGPGEPIPIQIEVRAKDVQGIYLSMVESISSTETNILEAGASSHPNGTLTAKFMLEVDHLDQLKEILENLRMIQGVVFAERVKK, encoded by the coding sequence ATGGGTTTATATCAAGACATTAAGGATAAACAGGAGTTATTCGATGCTGTCCATAAAAGACTGGGGCGAGAGAAGGCCAGTTTTATTGAGAAAGCTTACAATATTGCAGACAAAATGCATACTGGACAAAAACGTTTGTCTGGGGAACCTTATATCATTCATCCAATGAATGTTGCTTCCGTGCTCGACGAACTTGGTTTGGATGAAAGAGCAATTGCGGCCGGCCTTTTGCACGATGTGGTAGAAGATACTAGTTATAGCAAAGAAGACATGGCTCGTGAGTTTGGTGAAGATATAGCAGCACTTGTTGAAGGTGTGACTAAAATTTCTGAAATCAAATCGCAATCGAAAGAAACAGAAGCCGCAGAAAATATCCGTAAGATGTTACTGGCTACGATCAAAGATGTGCGGGTGATGTTAATTAAATTAGCTGATAAAACGCATAATGTCCGAACCTTAAAATTCCAACCAGAAGAAAAACAAAAACGAATTGCTAAAGAAGTTTTATCGTTGTACGCACCCATTGCAGGAAGGCTTGGTGTTTATAAAGTAAAGTTTGAATTGGAAGATTTGGCTTTCCAAGCTCTACACCCTGAAGAATACCAGGAAATTAAAAAACGTGTCTCTGCTAAAAAATCAGAGCGTGATGAATACATTGAAAAAATTAAAATTATCCTTAAACAAAGGTTAGCCGAAATTAGCATTGATGCTCGTCTTGATGGTCGGGCAAAACATTTTTATTCCATTTATCGAAAGATGGTGACTAAGGAAAAATCTTTTTCAGAGATCTTTGACCTTCGTGCTCTTCGGATCATTACAAACGAAATTAAGGATTGTTATGGGGTTCTTGGGATTGTTCATACACTTTGGACACCGATTCCTGGTCGCTTCAAAGATTATATCGCAACACCCAAAACAAATTTATACCAATCCTTACATACAACCGTCTTTGGTCCCGATGGTCGTCCTATGGAAGTACAGATTCGAACCAAAGATATGAATGCCATTGCCGAAAACGGTGTGGCAGCTCACTGGGCCTATAAAGAATCCACAAACTTATCGAAGACTTCCGTCATTCTACAGAACGGTGTTGAAAATGCCTTCCGAATGAAATGGTTGGAGATCTTGAAATCTTGGCAAGACCCAAGTCTCGATTCAAAAGAGTTTATGGAAGAACTTCAATATGATCTCCATGAAGATGAGGTTTTTGTTTTTACCCCCAAGGGGGAGATCATCGAGATGCCAAAAGGTGCCACTGTACTCGATTATGCTTTCCGAATCCATACGGATGTGGGACTTCATGCTCGAGGTGGGAAGGTGAATGGACGAATGGTTACACTTCGTACGGAGCTGAAGTCTGGTGACCAGGTTGAGATCATCACTGAAAAAAGTTCTAAACCCTCCCCTATTTGGTTACGAATTGTCAAAACTTCGGGCGCAAGACAAAAGTTACGTGCTTATTTTAGAAAATTACAGGAAGACTCACAAAGAGAAACGATTGGTTCTGTATTGGAAGCATCGACACATGCGATAGATGAAAATACAATCAAGGAAATCAAAAAAGTAAAAATCAAAAAACCTCACAAGGCGCACCCACACCAAGAAGAGTCCAAAGAGTTTGGTATCTCTGTTGCGGGCTGGAACGATGTGCCAGTGAGGGTTGCTTCTTGTTGTACGCCAATTCCTGGGGACGAAATCATTGGATTTATTACAAGAGGTAGGGGTGTCAGTGTCCATAAAAAGGATTGTTCCACTGCCACCAAACAACTCGAGTGGATGAAAACCATTCCTGTTCGTTGGGAAGGACCTGGGGAACCGATCCCCATTCAAATTGAAGTGCGAGCCAAAGATGTGCAAGGAATCTATTTATCAATGGTGGAATCCATTTCTAGCACAGAAACAAATATTTTGGAAGCTGGGGCTTCTTCTCATCCCAATGGGACTCTAACCGCAAAATTTATGTTAGAGGTAGATCATTTAGACCAGTTGAAGGAAATTTTGGAAAACTTAAGGATGATCCAGGGTGTGGTTTTTGCTGAGAGAGTTAAAAAATAA
- the tgt gene encoding tRNA guanosine(34) transglycosylase Tgt: MPSIFKERSKDSGSYARTGTLFLNGIQIETPIFMPVGTRGSIKSLSSSDIDELGYHLILANTYHLYLKPGKEVLDHFHGLKNFMSYKRALLTDSGGFQVFSLASLFKFEEDGVRFQSHIDGSHHKFTPASVIDMQRSIGSDIMMVLDDCAPYGSDLKRLELALDRTHRWAKESYEYWMERPGGQNVFPIVQGGVNESLRKRSLDTLQNINFPGIAIGGLSVGEPRPEYIRILECMAPYFDQARPRYLMGVGTVVDILEGVKNGIDMFDCVLPTRNARNGQVFTSKGKLNLRNEIHRLADGPIDPECGCKVCKTYSLGYIRHLHKVKELTAFSLSTYHNLYFMQSFMERMRKSIEIGNFQGFYDHWKNLFGS, encoded by the coding sequence GTGCCTTCTATTTTTAAAGAAAGATCGAAAGACTCCGGATCCTATGCAAGGACCGGAACATTGTTCCTAAACGGAATTCAAATTGAAACTCCTATCTTTATGCCTGTGGGGACAAGAGGGAGTATCAAATCTCTCTCTTCCTCGGATATTGATGAATTAGGTTATCATTTAATCCTTGCGAATACTTATCATTTATATCTAAAACCCGGCAAAGAAGTATTAGATCATTTTCATGGTCTAAAAAATTTCATGTCTTACAAACGTGCATTACTCACTGATTCTGGTGGATTTCAGGTCTTTAGTCTAGCTAGTCTTTTTAAGTTCGAAGAAGATGGAGTTCGATTTCAATCCCATATCGATGGAAGCCATCATAAATTTACTCCTGCCTCTGTGATTGATATGCAACGTTCCATCGGATCCGATATTATGATGGTCCTTGACGATTGTGCGCCTTATGGAAGTGACCTCAAACGATTGGAATTGGCCCTTGACAGAACACACCGCTGGGCTAAGGAATCATATGAGTATTGGATGGAAAGGCCTGGGGGCCAAAATGTATTTCCTATTGTCCAGGGCGGAGTGAATGAATCCCTTCGAAAAAGAAGCTTAGATACATTACAAAATATAAACTTTCCCGGGATTGCCATCGGGGGACTCAGTGTGGGGGAACCGAGACCAGAATACATTCGAATTTTGGAATGTATGGCACCTTATTTTGACCAGGCGCGTCCCCGTTATCTTATGGGTGTAGGAACCGTTGTAGACATCCTGGAAGGTGTTAAGAATGGAATCGACATGTTTGACTGCGTATTACCAACGAGGAATGCTAGAAATGGCCAAGTGTTTACCTCTAAGGGAAAGCTCAATTTAAGGAATGAAATCCATCGACTGGCAGACGGTCCCATTGACCCTGAATGTGGATGTAAGGTATGCAAAACATATAGCCTTGGCTACATTCGTCACTTACATAAGGTGAAGGAATTGACTGCTTTTTCGCTCTCAACGTATCACAACTTATATTTTATGCAAAGCTTCATGGAAAGGATGCGAAAGTCCATAGAAATAGGCAATTTTCAGGGTTTTTATGACCATTGGAAAAATTTGTTTGGTAGCTAA
- a CDS encoding STAS domain-containing protein: MEITRREKDKIVVLDINGEIDLYNAPEIKDVIAKLIEEQKYCIVINLEKVSYIDSSGIGALISSLSNLKKYQGGLKIINVAGSVRKVFELTKLTSFFEIFDSEDEAVTAFK, translated from the coding sequence ATGGAAATCACCAGAAGGGAAAAAGATAAAATCGTAGTCCTCGATATTAACGGGGAAATCGACCTTTATAACGCGCCTGAGATCAAGGATGTAATTGCCAAATTGATCGAAGAACAAAAGTATTGCATCGTCATCAATCTCGAGAAGGTATCCTACATCGACTCTTCCGGAATTGGAGCTTTAATTTCAAGTTTGTCCAACTTGAAGAAATACCAAGGTGGGCTTAAAATTATCAACGTAGCAGGTTCAGTTCGTAAAGTTTTTGAACTAACAAAGTTGACTTCATTTTTTGAAATTTTCGATAGCGAAGACGAAGCCGTCACTGCTTTCAAGTAA
- a CDS encoding Fur family transcriptional regulator — translation MLAFEEYLKEKGLKITNQRLLVAQKIFSSHNHFTAEGLLDELKDNKDRISKATIYRILAIMVEAGLLEEHDFGKDYKYYEHIIGHEHHDHIICMQCGRIVEFIDERIEELQNKAASENGFTITGHSLNIFGNCLNFANCEHKIKK, via the coding sequence ATGCTCGCCTTCGAGGAGTATCTGAAAGAAAAGGGACTTAAAATTACCAACCAACGTTTGTTAGTTGCTCAAAAGATTTTTTCTTCACACAATCATTTTACTGCCGAAGGTCTTTTGGATGAACTAAAGGACAATAAGGATCGAATCTCCAAAGCGACTATCTACAGAATCCTTGCGATTATGGTGGAAGCCGGCCTACTCGAGGAACATGATTTTGGAAAAGATTACAAATATTACGAACATATCATTGGTCATGAACACCATGACCATATCATTTGTATGCAATGTGGTCGAATTGTAGAGTTTATCGATGAACGAATTGAAGAACTACAAAACAAAGCTGCTTCGGAAAATGGATTTACCATCACTGGCCATAGTTTGAATATTTTTGGTAATTGTTTGAATTTTGCAAATTGTGAACATAAAATCAAAAAATAG
- a CDS encoding alpha-amylase, protein MKEPLDSLILELEKSPSFVWADEIWFMGVWKNSPKSRSIAQTMPELQPNYQSVKQNLELEDIYGSPYSIFEYLPDSLVSKEKDLINLHTNLKQLGKKLILDFVPNHMAIDSPIVDSNPDLFLIASESVSIKNSFLHQNGNVYVHGRDPYFDGWTDTIQWDFSNPNVEKKHIEILKSIAKQSDGVRCDMAMLLLPDVFEKTHGKKSFYDWSRVIQSVREEFPHFKFYAEVYWGMEDRLLSLGFDASYDKSIYDAFKNQNLDFISQDLKENSGIKNIRFLENHDEERAKHQFGESSRTYFSLLCADECILLFHAGQEMGLSKKIPVQMIRTDNEVTDLSSKEFYDRAFVVTAKRQENSLVFWPDYKEYNGRSVFAKSIETENITELFLWNEQTTEVSGWIPFQEGIQFQENLTDIVTGKTYPQTKSEQGIYFKLAPNQVQWFIF, encoded by the coding sequence ATGAAGGAACCTTTAGATTCTCTGATCCTTGAACTAGAAAAATCGCCATCCTTTGTTTGGGCCGATGAAATTTGGTTCATGGGAGTCTGGAAAAATAGCCCCAAATCTAGGTCAATTGCACAAACCATGCCGGAACTCCAACCCAACTACCAATCCGTAAAACAAAACCTAGAGTTAGAAGATATTTACGGATCACCCTATTCCATTTTCGAATATTTACCTGACTCCCTTGTTTCGAAAGAGAAGGACTTAATAAACCTTCATACAAACCTAAAACAATTGGGAAAAAAACTTATTTTAGACTTTGTGCCAAATCATATGGCCATTGATTCCCCTATTGTTGATTCCAATCCTGATCTTTTTTTAATCGCAAGTGAATCAGTTTCCATTAAAAATTCTTTTTTACACCAAAACGGGAACGTCTATGTACATGGCAGAGATCCTTATTTTGATGGTTGGACTGATACCATCCAATGGGATTTTTCAAATCCAAATGTAGAGAAAAAACATATCGAAATCTTAAAAAGTATCGCCAAACAGAGTGATGGCGTTCGCTGCGATATGGCAATGTTACTTCTTCCTGATGTTTTTGAAAAAACTCATGGAAAAAAATCTTTTTATGATTGGAGCCGTGTGATCCAATCCGTTCGAGAAGAATTTCCCCATTTTAAATTTTATGCGGAAGTTTACTGGGGAATGGAGGATAGACTCCTCAGTTTAGGATTTGATGCCAGCTATGATAAATCTATATACGATGCCTTCAAAAATCAAAACCTCGATTTTATTTCCCAAGACTTAAAAGAAAACTCTGGCATAAAAAATATTCGATTTTTAGAAAACCATGACGAAGAAAGAGCCAAACATCAATTTGGTGAAAGCTCCCGAACTTATTTTAGCCTTCTTTGTGCTGACGAATGTATTTTGTTATTCCATGCTGGCCAAGAGATGGGTTTGTCCAAAAAAATTCCAGTCCAAATGATCCGCACAGACAACGAAGTAACGGATCTCAGTTCTAAAGAGTTTTACGATCGGGCGTTTGTCGTAACCGCCAAACGACAAGAGAATAGTTTGGTATTCTGGCCAGATTACAAAGAATACAATGGCCGTTCTGTTTTTGCTAAATCCATCGAAACAGAAAACATTACAGAGCTTTTTCTTTGGAATGAACAAACTACGGAAGTATCAGGTTGGATTCCCTTCCAAGAAGGAATTCAATTCCAAGAGAATTTAACAGATATAGTGACAGGGAAAACTTATCCGCAAACTAAGTCGGAACAAGGAATATACTTCAAATTAGCACCCAACCAAGTGCAATGGTTTATTTTTTAA
- a CDS encoding extracellular solute-binding protein, whose amino-acid sequence MLLTLNCSEEDTKESLSKVNDLPWQGDLDSIPNALRVKNPVADPKAKKGGKIRVYSHQFPKSLNYYLDQFTTTARIFTSLYEPLTGYHPLTLETIPHLARDWKISPDKKKFTFYLDPNARWSDGKSVTADDVIFTYDTIMNPKNGTAVFRVSLSRFLKPVKLDDLTVVFEAKEVHWNNFNDVASSIFILPKHHFEGKDFNKENMEFPVVSGPYKITEVKKNRYIKLERRGDWWQRAYPFNEGRNNFDQIVYKVYNEEAVALQAFKKGDIDIYPVYSAFVWVEEAKGEPFDKNWIAKQRIFNLKPIGFQGWAMNGRRSIFADKRVREAMNLLVDRKLMIDKLAYGEYDPTNSYYPDFYLGGEKNPNQPTEFNIEKARKLLAEAGWKPNAEGILEKDGKPFQFSILDRDKKTEKYFTVFLEKAKEVGIRASIDTLDLAAWSERVDKYDFDMTWAAWGSGIFKDPESQWLSKYADEAGQPNLPGLKMAEVDKLIEKQKTEFSVAKRNEILKQIDRIVYKEYPYVLLWHLPSTRLLYWQKYGVPSLPLGKYGDESFSSDYWWYDEEKDKKLSDALSKKEKFTDYEAVVRWK is encoded by the coding sequence ATGCTCCTTACCTTAAATTGTTCTGAAGAAGATACAAAAGAATCATTGTCCAAGGTAAATGACCTTCCTTGGCAGGGAGATTTGGATTCTATCCCGAATGCCCTTCGCGTGAAAAATCCTGTGGCGGATCCAAAAGCCAAGAAAGGAGGAAAGATCCGAGTTTATTCTCACCAGTTTCCTAAATCTTTAAATTATTATCTGGATCAGTTTACAACCACGGCTCGTATTTTTACAAGTTTGTATGAACCTCTCACTGGTTATCATCCCCTCACCTTAGAAACCATTCCCCATTTAGCTAGGGATTGGAAGATTTCACCTGACAAAAAGAAATTTACATTCTATCTGGATCCGAATGCTCGTTGGTCCGATGGAAAATCTGTAACTGCAGATGATGTTATCTTTACTTATGACACCATCATGAATCCAAAAAATGGAACCGCAGTATTTCGTGTATCCTTATCGCGATTTTTAAAACCGGTAAAGTTAGATGATCTAACAGTCGTATTCGAAGCAAAAGAGGTTCATTGGAATAACTTTAATGATGTGGCTTCTTCTATTTTTATCCTTCCAAAACATCATTTTGAGGGAAAAGATTTCAACAAAGAGAATATGGAATTTCCTGTAGTATCTGGTCCTTACAAAATCACGGAAGTAAAAAAGAATCGTTATATCAAACTCGAAAGAAGAGGGGACTGGTGGCAAAGAGCCTATCCTTTCAATGAAGGTCGTAATAACTTCGATCAAATAGTCTATAAAGTGTATAACGAAGAAGCCGTGGCACTCCAAGCATTTAAAAAAGGAGACATTGATATCTATCCCGTTTATTCCGCTTTTGTTTGGGTAGAAGAAGCGAAAGGTGAACCATTTGATAAAAATTGGATCGCAAAACAAAGGATCTTCAATTTAAAACCTATTGGATTCCAAGGTTGGGCCATGAATGGAAGACGATCCATATTCGCTGATAAACGTGTGAGAGAAGCGATGAACCTACTTGTGGATCGCAAACTCATGATCGACAAACTTGCGTATGGTGAGTATGATCCCACAAATAGTTATTATCCAGACTTCTATTTAGGTGGGGAAAAAAATCCAAACCAACCTACTGAGTTTAATATTGAGAAAGCAAGGAAACTACTTGCAGAAGCGGGTTGGAAACCAAACGCCGAAGGAATTTTGGAAAAGGATGGAAAACCATTTCAGTTCTCTATTTTAGATCGTGATAAAAAAACAGAAAAGTATTTCACTGTTTTTTTGGAAAAAGCAAAGGAAGTGGGAATTCGAGCGTCTATTGATACTTTAGATTTGGCTGCTTGGAGTGAGAGAGTCGATAAGTATGATTTTGATATGACCTGGGCTGCTTGGGGATCGGGAATTTTTAAAGATCCAGAATCACAATGGTTATCCAAATATGCAGATGAAGCCGGACAACCAAACTTACCTGGTCTTAAAATGGCGGAAGTGGACAAACTCATCGAAAAACAAAAAACAGAATTTTCTGTCGCCAAAAGAAATGAAATCTTAAAACAAATCGATCGGATTGTTTATAAAGAGTATCCGTATGTTTTGTTATGGCATTTACCTAGCACAAGACTATTGTATTGGCAAAAATATGGAGTGCCTAGTCTTCCTCTCGGCAAGTATGGAGATGAAAGTTTTTCTTCTGACTACTGGTGGTATGATGAGGAAAAGGATAAAAAGTTATCCGATGCATTATCCAAGAAAGAAAAATTTACAGATTATGAAGCTGTGGTTCGTTGGAAGTAG